In Flavobacterium piscisymbiosum, the sequence CTAATTGGCCATCAAGCTGACGACAGAACAATATTACCAAATAACCAACCTATTCCTGCATTTCTATTTTATTATTCAGACGATTTTAAAAGATTATTGAAAATTGATGCGAAAATAGCATTAGCTGTAACCATCGGAATAGAAGTCGTATTATTTTTTACTTTCGGAGGTATCACACAACTAAAATATTTGCAACACTTAAAGTATTTAACAAAAATTCGCGCTGCTTTAAGTGGAGAATTAATTGCGTCAGAAGAGATCTTAGTTTGGACAGGTCTTGAAGCTGGTTCATTTACAACATCAATTACAGCTGCAACTATATATTCTTTAGGTCAATATAATGCTACATTATTACCAACTGAAGAACAAAGAATGGCACGAGAACAGGCTAACAAAGCATTTCTCTATATCGCTTTAGCTTTTGGCGGAGGCACTATTTATTGCAGATATAAAGCAGTTACTGCTGCTGAATATGCATTGATCGATTTAGCGGGAACTGTTGCTATGCCTGCAGAAGTAAAATCTGTAATGCAAACACTTCTTGGAGATAAAGTTAATGATGTAGTTTCTTTTGAAACAAAATTATCTACATTACCTCAACTTGAAAATACAAATTTAATTACAACTCGTTATGCAAACTATAGTGACGACCTAAAAAGAGCATTTTATAGAGATTTTGGTGAAATCAAAAATACCGAAACTAAGTTTTGGAATTCTTTAAACAAAACTAGTACTCTTGATAATTGGGAAGAACTAAAACAACTTGATGTGCTAGAAAGAAATGAAATATCCGTTATTTCAAATACGGCTAGAAGTAGCGCTTATAAAAATTTTTATAATGAAATTCCAACACGATACATTTTAGAAAGAGCTCAAATTAACGGGAGATTATCTTTTTTAGATACTTTTGGAAACAAGGATCTTTATTTTGATAAATTTGTACAAAACCCTCAAAAAATAAGCGAATTCATTGATGGTAACGGAATGAGGAGATTACTTTTGAGTGAAGCTGATTATCATTGGTTAAATAATAATTTTAATTCAATTCAAATTAAAGATTTATATGATCACTTTATAGCAATAAGAAATAAAATAAAAACCCCTAATAAGCCTCAACACAATAATGCTTTTGAGTGGATAAAAAACCCTTCTTCAGCAAATAAGGAAAAGGCGATTAAATATTTGGGTGACGGAAGCAGAGTTACTGTTGGTGACTACATAGAAAAACCAGCTATCGATTATATCAAAAGAAATCTTAGTAGTTATGAAGAAGGCTATGTTAGTGTAGATATTATGTTCTACAGTAAAAACGATAAGCTTTTACATACATCAGCTATTAGAGATATTGATGGCTTAATTTATAATAATATAACTGGTAAATTTGAAAAAATTTATAGTTGCAAATTACCAATTAATGCTACTAAATGGGATGAGGAAGTTGGTTATTTACTGGCTTATGGTCAAATGCCCTATTATGACAAAGTAGAAATGAAAAATTTTTTCGTTTCCAATCAGTTGTTAAAAACTAAAAAAATTAAAGGTTTTGATGATATTGATTATTTCAAATTTAAAATGATAAATGTGAAAACTAACGAAAAAATAATTATTAATGCATCTGATTTTCAACAGAAAGTAAAAAATAATTATTTTCAATTTGATGTCAGTGAAATAAATCCGAGTAGCTTTAACACTACAAAAGGAGAAATTATAGAAGGTACATATCAATACTTAAATAAAAAATATAACCAAAAAAATAGTTGGGACTAACAAATTTATTAATAAAAATAAAAAACCTATGTCTAGAAGAATAGAATTTCGCATTGATAACAATTTAAAAATCTTATTAAATTTTGATGATTATGGTGCAATATTGTACTATGCATATACACTTAATCAGAATTTAGCCTTACAATTATATAAAGCAATGGTTAGTGAATATTATTATAAGCTAGGAGCTAATATACCCTTAGAAGAAGTAACTGAAACTGACATAAATGCTTACTTATCAACAAATAATTTACCTGAGGTGAACACATTTATAAATAATCAAATACTTCCCTCTTTGCAAACCTTACCAATAAACCTAGATTTAACCACAACATGGAATATAGGAATAAGCTTTGAGGCTTTTTTAATGCAACAAGGCAGTTTTTTTAATTATTTTAATATTGATGATATAGAACAGGATGGTTTCACAGTTAAATATTTTATAGACGTTTTTATCCAATTAAGGGAGTTCTTTGAGGAAGTGACAACTAAAAACACAACATATACTATATCCATAAATTAACCCCCCCGATCGCGCAGATTTATCTCAGCAACGATAGCGCGGATTTGCAATCCATGCCCGCAAATATTGGTTTGTTTTCCTTGAAAATCTAAAATGCGCATTAATTTGTGTGACTTTTGTTTTAAATGATTTGTTTTGCGTCTTACTGTTGCGGTCACGGATTGCAAATCCGCGCTATCGGGTAATGGAAAAACACATGCCAATAAGGAGCTTTGTTAATGGAGACAATGCTTTTAGTTATGATGTAGGAGCTCATTACCTTAGTGTTAATAAAATAGGGTGGTCATTCGAATTTTCCGAATATAATTCTTTAGGAAGATTACAAGTAAATATACCGCCTTTACCCACTCAAAATTTAGATAATCTGGACGATATCTTAAATCAACTTATAAATTTTTATAAATTAGAATAAAAAAATGGAAAATTTTCAAGACAAACTCAATGAGTTAAAAAATCAAATAAAAGGTAGAAAAATACAAACTGATACTTCAGGAATATTATTGTTTAAGGATTTTTTATCAAAAATGGAAGAATGGAACAATGTAATTGGTTTCCCTCAAGATTGGTTAAATAAAATTAGTAGACAACATGATTTATTAAATATAGTTGGAATAATAGCTCCAGACTTGTTAAAAAATGTAATTTCTTTAAATGACTTTAGAAATAATAATCCTCAAAATGGTGACACATTTAATTTGTCAAGTGCAAGAAGTCTAGATGCCGGTTTAATCCATGCATTATTCTGTTGGGACTTTTTTAAGAACAATTCTGTGTTTGATAAATTTAAAAATTTACCAAATCCCTATGATTCTATAAAGGCACTATACATTACAGGTCATTATGTAGATAAGTCAGAGCCAACTAAAATTACAATCGACTCTAAATTTGATGTTAAGAAGCAAACAGATTTCAGATTACCGTCATTAGATTATGCTTTTTTAGATTATATAGATTCCGTTTGCGAAAGAAATGGAGGAAGTGCAGGTATTCCTAATCAAGAAAAGACGAATCAATTGTGGGAAGAATTTCAAAAGAAAAAAAGTAATTAATTTATATATTACTTAACCTTATTCCCTAGCACGAGCCCCCCGCTGGCGCGAGCGTCCCGCTCGTGAACGCAAAGTATTTCTTACATTAGCTCAAAAATAATAAATGAGCAGAAAATACAAATTTGGAGATAAAACTGGAGCTTACTTTATAAGTTTTGCTACAGTTTACTGGATAGATGTTTTTACAAGAGAAGAGTATTTTGGGAGCATTGTTGAGTCATTAGATTACTGCAGAAAGAACAAGGGAATGGAGATTTATGGTTATTGCATAATGCCAAGTCATGTTCATTTAATTTTCAGATCTGAAAATGGAGACCCTTCCGGCCTAATAAGAGATTTTAAAGGTTTTACTTCTCGAAAAATGCTCAAAGTAATTGAAGAAAATCCACAAGAAAGCAGAAAAGAATGGATGCTTTGGATGTTTGAAAGAGCTGGAAAGAAAAACAGCAATGTAAAATTCAGGCAGTTTTGGCAGCAAAACAACAAACCCATTGAAATCTGGTCTTTTAAAGTTTTTGAGCAAAAATTAAATTATATTCATAACAACCCGATAGAGACTGGTTTTGTTACTAATCCTGTAGATTGGAAATACAGCTCTGCTAGAAATTATGGCGATAATGATCAGACTGTCTTAGAAATTGATATTAATTGAAATGCTTCACGTGCACGAGCGGGACGCTCGCGCCAGCAGGGGAGTCAGTATCTACTGAAGTTTTGGTTTCTTTATTTGTTACAGCTGGTATGGAAGCTGTAAATGTTACTGCTGCTTCAGTGAGTTTATTTTTAAAAATTATTACAAATTCAAGTAATGAAGATGATGAGGGATTAAAAAAACTAAAAGAATTTGTAACATGGCTTGAAGTATTTTCAGCAGTTGGAAGTGTTATCTCTGAATTTAAGCTGAGAAAGGATGCTAAAAATTTAGTTACCTACTATAATGAAAATAGGTGGCCAATTGAATTTACAAGCGATACCAGAGGGATTAAAGCGAGAGAGAGTCTTGAATAGCGGGTATTGCTTTCGATGTATCAATTCCTAAAGAATATGAAGCCTTACATTTATCACTTGTAGAAAGAATTAAGCAAACAGGAGGTGGTTTTAAGCCTACCCATTATAAATTACATTTTAATGAAGTAAATACTCAAAGTTTAATTGGAAAGACTCTAGAATTAAAAATCTATAATAGAAAACTTGTCGAAGATTTTATATATATGAGTTGCCGCGCAAGTAAATTATATACTTACGAAGAAACTTTAACTTTGGTTAATTATTATGCTAAAGTTACAATCGTCAAGGGATTTCCGACAGGTTTCAGAAATATTAATGATTATAAATTATTTTGTAATCAACAAAAAGCATATTTAGACAACTATTGCAAAGCAATGGACATCAATCCTTTAGAATACAAGATTCAAGGATCAGTATTATATAAATCTCACCCTGAAAATCCAATTGATTTAACAAATACACCTGTTCTAATGAAAGATGGCGTAATTAACACTCCTGGAGATTTGGATCAAATAATATACCTTACTCGTTCAGAAGGAGAAAAATACTTAGTAAAAGTTAAAGAAAATTGGAGAAAACATGTAAAAACTCTTGATCCAAAAGATTATAATGACAAAGAGTGGAAAAACATACAGAATACAGTTAACCAAATTGACAAAGCTTTTCAGGATGGAATTATTCATAAATTTAGGATGGTTCCTAATGGAAATGTTGATTTTTTAACAGGTTTAAAAAATGCTGGAAAAAGAAATGACGGAACACAGATATTTTTTCCTTTGAACGAAAAAGGAGAAACAGAAATTGGAGCAGCAATAATCATTAAAGGTTCAAAATTTGATGTATTACCAACAATGCCTTACAAATATTAAATTATAGTACTATGAGTTTAAATACACAATTTAGAAATGCAACAGGAAGTATCATAACTATTCAACAAAAAAACAGTTTAGAAGATTATTATGAATTAAAATTTATTGATAATACTTTAAAAATGGAATTTTTATATTATAATAATGAGATTGTCAACGGCACTTACTTTATGTCGCCTGGTGAAAACATAAATAACGTTATTGGTTCTTTAGATTTATCTCATAAATGGTCAATTATGTCAGATAAAGAAATAATTAATGGATATTCTGTTTGGAAAAAAAATTATATGTATAAAGGTACTTTGAGTGTTGTTTATAGTAAAACGGTTTTCAACTCAAACAATCAAGAAGTAGCGCAAATTGGCTACGACTCTAGTGGAATGCCTACAAG encodes:
- a CDS encoding REP-associated tyrosine transposase, producing the protein MSRKYKFGDKTGAYFISFATVYWIDVFTREEYFGSIVESLDYCRKNKGMEIYGYCIMPSHVHLIFRSENGDPSGLIRDFKGFTSRKMLKVIEENPQESRKEWMLWMFERAGKKNSNVKFRQFWQQNNKPIEIWSFKVFEQKLNYIHNNPIETGFVTNPVDWKYSSARNYGDNDQTVLEIDIN